In one Bordetella pertussis 18323 genomic region, the following are encoded:
- the mnmE gene encoding tRNA uridine-5-carboxymethylaminomethyl(34) synthesis GTPase MnmE translates to MSLYAPIAAIATAPGRGGIGVVRISGPDLAELAQRLFGRPLTPRHAHYLPFRAADGEVIDEGLAIYFRAPHSYTGEDVLELQGHGGPAVLRRILARCLQAGHDLGLRPAEPGEFTRRAFLNERLDLAQAEAVADLIDASSEAAARGAMASLSGEFSQRVNDLSDRIIHLRMLVEATLDFPEEEIDFLEKYQARPTLQALTHDLDTLIAQARQGVILREGLHVVLAGKPNVGKSSLLNALAGDDIAIVTPIAGTTRDKVVQEIHIDGVPLHIVDTAGLRDTDDAVESIGIERTWKEIERADLILHLQDVTQPPDHLDAQIVRRLPARTPVLNVFNKVDLLDAAFQGQPDSLAISARGGIGLDALRQHLLQLAGWNPGAESPWLARERHLHALQQAAQHLEIATEHAREDDRVLDLFAEELRLAHEALTGITGKFTSDDLLGEIFSSFCIGK, encoded by the coding sequence ATGTCCCTGTACGCCCCCATTGCTGCAATCGCCACGGCCCCCGGCCGCGGGGGCATCGGCGTGGTGCGCATATCCGGGCCCGATCTCGCCGAACTTGCACAACGGCTGTTCGGGCGTCCGCTGACGCCGCGCCACGCGCACTACCTGCCGTTTCGCGCCGCCGACGGCGAGGTGATCGACGAAGGGCTCGCCATCTACTTCCGTGCTCCGCACTCCTATACCGGCGAAGACGTACTGGAGCTGCAGGGACATGGCGGCCCCGCCGTGCTGCGCCGCATCCTGGCGCGCTGCCTGCAGGCGGGCCACGACCTCGGACTGCGTCCGGCCGAACCCGGCGAGTTCACCCGCCGCGCCTTTCTCAACGAGCGCCTCGACCTGGCTCAGGCCGAGGCCGTGGCCGACCTCATCGACGCCTCCTCGGAAGCCGCCGCGCGCGGCGCCATGGCGTCGCTGTCGGGCGAGTTCTCGCAGCGCGTCAACGACCTGTCCGACCGCATCATCCACCTGCGCATGCTGGTGGAAGCCACCCTGGACTTTCCCGAAGAAGAAATCGACTTCCTCGAGAAATACCAGGCGCGGCCCACGCTGCAGGCGCTCACGCACGACCTCGACACGCTCATTGCCCAGGCGCGCCAGGGCGTGATCCTGCGCGAAGGCCTGCACGTCGTGCTGGCCGGCAAACCCAATGTGGGCAAATCCAGCCTGCTCAACGCCCTGGCCGGCGACGACATCGCCATCGTCACGCCCATCGCGGGCACCACGCGCGACAAGGTCGTGCAGGAGATCCACATCGATGGCGTACCGCTGCACATCGTCGACACCGCCGGCTTGCGCGACACCGACGACGCCGTCGAAAGCATAGGCATCGAACGCACCTGGAAAGAGATCGAGCGCGCCGACCTCATCCTGCACCTGCAGGACGTCACCCAGCCGCCCGATCACCTCGACGCGCAAATCGTCAGGCGCCTGCCCGCGCGCACGCCGGTGCTAAACGTCTTCAACAAAGTCGATCTGCTCGACGCGGCGTTCCAGGGCCAGCCCGACAGCCTGGCCATCTCCGCGCGCGGCGGCATCGGCCTGGACGCATTGCGCCAGCACCTGCTGCAACTGGCCGGCTGGAACCCCGGCGCCGAATCGCCATGGCTGGCGCGCGAACGCCATCTGCATGCGCTGCAACAGGCCGCGCAGCATCTCGAGATCGCCACCGAACACGCCCGCGAGGACGACCGCGTGCTGGACCTGTTCGCCGAAGAGCTGCGCCTGGCGCACGAAGCCCTGACCGGCATCACCGGCAAATTCACCAGCGACGACTTGCTGGGCGAGATCTTTTCGAGTTTCTGCATCGGCAAGTAG